Sequence from the Phaeodactylum tricornutum CCAP 1055/1 chromosome 4, whole genome shotgun sequence genome:
CATTGTCGGTGGGCCGTACGTAATGTCTGGAATTTAGAAAGGttttacattaacagtaagcaggAAAGTTATCTTGACCAATCTGACCGAATGTTTGCGAAAGGTATTTTttagtaactgtaagtgtagAACTATTCGTAGTATTGTAAAAGTTGTGCAGCACATGTCGTTTCCAGCTAGCACACAACGTGTGAAACTCGAATTGCCTTACTGTTGATTACAGGTCGTGAATGTCCTCTACCAGTAAATCATCATCACGTATGAGATATAGTTTTTCAGAAGGAAAATCAACGTTGGTGCACAAATGCAGCACCGGTGGTAGCATTTTTTTTGAATACATTTGTTCGGTTGCTCTttaagaaaaagaaaaaaatctcTTTTGTAAGCTTATAGGAATAGCTTTGCAGCTTAGGCCTAAATTGAGATTTTACGGTGATAAAAAGGGGGTTTCCCCACGACGCATTTTCAAAGGTTGGAAACAAAAGCAATTTTCCGATATCGGCAAGGGAGACATGAGGGGCATTGGGGGAGGATGTGGATTGTTTCTTGATTGTTCCAGCTCGGGTATTTGTGTGGCAGGTGCTAAGCTCGGAAAAAAAATTTCTGGAAGCATTGGTACACCATCTTCGAGCTTGGGAGTGTCATATCGTGCAGAAAAGTCGGGGCTAGTAGGGAGACGAGGAGCGTTTTGGAGGAGAAACGAATTGGTACAactccttttcctttgaagAGAAAGGTTCCCGTTTGTCGGTGTCCAAAATAATTGTCGTTTGTAGGAGACTGGCGTAGCCAAGCTTGTTTCCGAACTGCTGGGTGCGGACTGTGCCTTCAGTCTGGAGGCAAGACTACTGCTGTTCCAATGCCGTTGCTCCTGTGGAGTCGGTGTCTTGTAGGTCGTTTCTTCGGCGGTTTGCGAAGCTGAAGCTGACTGCAGTGTCAGTTCTGAGACTTGATCCACAATATTCCGAAGCCTTTTGTCTGGGGATGGACTCGACATTGGTTCGAAGCACTCCAAAGTTTGTGAGCGTCCGTGGTAGCGAGGCAGAATGGGGAGCACGACTTTCCGTTGCGATGTTGGCGTGGCCGTCATTGTATTTGAAAAGAAACACAGAGGCTATAATTCAAATCTGCTCGTAACAAAGTATGCAAGGAAGCACGAGTGCGCCAATAAAGTAGGAGCAAACGGATAAAGGTGGAACTTGCTTCCAACTGCTCCTCTTTGGTCTGTCTCTTGGTGGGGCCAGAAGTCTGGCATGTTTTTAGAATGGTTCAGCAGGGACGGCTGGCGGACGCGCGTGCACGGCTGAGATATCGCGTGGACTGTGCTAATGACGGGGTGGAAATCGTAACTTGAAGTGAcgccccccccccccccccccctctCTTTTCGCCAATCAAAAGGATGTACGATGctgcaaaaagaaattcaaaTACAtggagcgttttacgaatTATATTCATTCTGGACACCCAATTTATATAGTTGGCTGGCTTGATCGGAGTCCAAAATGTCATGTATTTACTTTAACTATAAATGTAATACTTTGTGGTTTTTGCACGTCAGGAACTTGGCGCACGTGATTGACCAAAGCCACGTTCCCAATGTTCAATACGCTTTCCAACATAAGTGAGCGTCAGTCGTGAATTATACCCAAAACCTATTTGAGCGGTTACCGAGTGTGTCGTCGTGTTTTCATGGGCCGATCGTGACATACCAACGACGTCAAAACGGGGGCAAGTGCTATTTCCGGGTGTCCCTTACCCCAACAAGTTTCCGAGTCTGTTGTGTGTGTCACGAAAATTGAATATCTCCGCAATGAAACCACATATCCACGATGAGATTAATCGGAGTCCTTGGCGGCTTCTTTCTCGCAACCACCCTCGGCGTACCACATTTTCTGGTCAATGCTCTTCTACAGGTTCAGCTCACTAGAAGAATCATTAAATGTACGGGACGATATGTTTCAAACTCTCCAAACCACTTGAACAGCCATGAACGACAGGCGTCCAAGAACGACCATCCAGAGACATCATCGGATGTGACACGCTTAGCATCCACAAACATATCCGCTAGCGAATACGGCGATATCCAGAGATATAAAAACCGTGCTGCTCTAACAGAGCATGCGCTTAAATCGCAAAGGAATGACATGATTGCAATACAGGGAAAACTTTTGATTTTACAAGACGTAGTTGGCAAGTTGAAGATAAAAGCCGAGACCAAAAGCCAAGAAGCAACCCACTGGAAGAGGCAACACTTGGACGGAGAAATGATGCATCGAGAGGCGCAGAGTGATATGAAACGACTGACTCACGAATACCAGCAGGGCAGACGGGAACTAGAGGAGCAAACGAAGGATTACCAACGAGATCTCAATGCCTTCAAGCAAGCGTATGATTCAGAGCGGAGGCGTTGGCAAGAAGAGCAAATGAAGCATACAGAATCAGAGAAAGATCTTCGATTGAAAATAAAAGCGTTGCAACAGGAGTTGTTTGACATGGATGCGTCGTTTGAGCTCACCCAGGAACAGCTATTGACCAAGCAGCAACACCTCAAGAGAGAGAAGACTATGACCCAGCAAGCACTCCACGCGGAATTCCTAACTTCATCATCTCTGCGTAAAGATATTGCTGAGGCTCGTCTAGAACGCGATGAAGCGCTGATACGGACTCGGAACCAAACGACAATGGAAGAGTCCATGGAAATTGCGAAGGCTTCTGTCACTGCTGCTGAACGACGCGAAAGCGATATTCGAGTTGAGTGCGAAATGCTGCAGATATACATATTGAAACTCGGtgccgaaaaagaaatcttgAACAAGCGTTTGGAAGTTGCGCAAAAACAACGTGACAAGGTCGACAAAGAATTGCGGAATGTCAAGGACCTTTCGACCGAGAGAGACAGCCTTCGTGCAGAAGTAGCTCTGTTGAAGAAGCAAGTCGAGACGGCGGAATCGCAGTACGCAGACACAGGAAACAAAGATGAATTtcaatttgaaaaagaagttgACATGATGCAGGACGAGTACAAAAATCGCGAAAGGGAACTAGAGCTTCTTCTTGAAGAACGAACAAGTTACCGCATACTGCGGTTGTGGCAACGATTTAGAGAGCGCTTTAAAAGGAGAggacaaaaaagaaacagtAAGATATAGCTGTTTGATTTCTAATTCGGGAGAAACTTATTGGCTCAATcttcttcactgtcagtagcTTTCATTAAAGCTCCTCTGGACCCATTGGTATCCAATGCATGTTCGCCGCCTCCCTCGCCTTAGTCAATTGAAACCTTGCACTTTACAACCTTTATTCTTCCTTCGTAGTTCCCCTCTCTTTCGGTGCTGGTGGATTGTGCCCTGTTGCAGCTGGTGGTGGCTTTCTGACTAAAATCGGTACTGAGTTGCCTTTGTCTTTCACTTTCCTTGTAATGGTTGATTTGCCTGACTTTCCGTCAAAGTGAATCTTTTCTCCTTCCATAAGCATTGGAATACTATAAGAATTTGTCGTCGACATTGTGAAATCTTCagcttttctttgccttcTAATTGAATTTTCGTAGTGTTGTAGCGATTCGCGGAGATCCGTAGCGACATCACGATCTCGAAAGCCAAATCCTACCAATGCTTCACGACCTCCAGATCCTTGAATTTTGACAACGAAGTATCGCGAGCTATCGACTGTAGATTCCAGCCACTTGTGTATTTGGACCTCTTTCCTGATTGTTAAGTCAATTGTGGCCTGTGCGAAGAGCTTCTCGTCATGCCGGAATTCCAGTGCGAGAGAATCTCCACGACGCTCGACAAGAAGTTTGCACGTTTGTATGGGGTTCGCCAGATTCCAGTCTTCCGCTCTTATAAAGAGAAAGTATTGAGATTTTGCATGGGTTGCTTTTAAAGGATCTTTTTGTTTCGAGTGGCTTACCTGTGACCACTAGAAGTCTTCAGGGTGGGCACCGTATATAGATAGACTTCGTCGGAAGTCAACAGTGTTTGCCTCCAAGAAGTGCCTGCTGGTACCTCGTCTTTGTCTCCCATTCTACACAAAAAAGCTTATACAAAGGAAGTCTTGCCTGGGGTATGCCTGTTTTGTTGGTTTTCTACGATTCGACAAAACCAGACAAGTGGTCCACTTTTTATTCGATGCACTGACGGTGACCATGATGTGCGCAGCACTCAGAAAATGGCGAAAAGAATTGCTGTTGAAGTGAACCCTCAGAAAAACCCTTGTGTTATTTTCATTTCGCCTGCGAGAACAGTGCCGAGACGTAGCTgcatctcacagtcactgacCCTCTATATAAGTCTTCCTGGAGTTTTTTTGGCTGGTCTTCGCTGTCTATTTGAAAACCTTGACAGCCAATTAATTAGGTTGCATCTAACGCTACGAAATGAACGCCTTCAACGAGGAGTTACATTTAAAAGCCAGCCACGAACCGATTTATTTATGTGAGGTGTTGCTAGATTTCGCGCATCTATAGCCATAACTCTCTCTAGATCAACAATTCGTGTAGCAGACTTATTCTTGGAAGCCCGGAGAACAAAATCCATGCTCGATTCTGCGATACCTACTTTTCTTTGTGAAATATTCCGCTCATGAAGTTCTGCATGTACGAGTTCATGTAAGGCAAttgactgaccgtgaacAACCAAAAGATATCAAGTCGCCATGCTCCCTTTACAACGCAAGAAGGTTGCCATGGCATTTCCAAAATGGCCAACTGTCACGCTAAATCTGTGGACCCTTCTTGTTTCGTCAAGCCTTCTTTGCTTTGTTGTCTACCAACTGGCCGTACAAAAATTCAAAGTTGAACTGTACGAGATGGGCCGCCAGCAGCGTATTCATGAGCTTATTCAGCAAAGCGCACCAATAGATGCGTCTGTGATCGAAGAGTTGTATCAAGCTATTTCATCAGAGAGGTTGGCTCGGATTGCAAACAAGTTCAAGGAAGTATATTCACTCAATGATCCGTTTCCACATATAACAATCGACGGAATTTTTCCCAAGCGATTTTTGGAGGAAGTTTTAAAAGAAAACCACGAATCTGTTGGTGCGAATGGATGCCTCGCAGGTGCTGGGAAGTGTTTTCAAGAGAGAGtccagaaaaagaaatcagCTATTGAAGAAGACGATCTGATGGGACTACACACCAAGATTCTATTTTCTGCGATGAAAAGCTCAAACTTCATTCATTTTCTGGAAATGCTAACGGGCATTCAAGATATCATACCCGATCCGCATTACCGTGGTAGTGGCATACATTTGACAGCTACCGGCGGGAACCTCAACGTCCACGCTGACTTCAACAAGTATGAGGCCTACCAGCTGGACCGGCGAGTTAATTCTTTTGTATTTCTAAATCAAGACTGGCCTGAGTCCTACGGTGGGCATTTGGAGTTCTGGACAAAAGATATGGGTTCCTGTGTCCAGCGCATTCTTCCAGTCTTTGGGCGCTTCGTTGTCTTTTCGTCCACCGATTTTTCGTACCATGGTCATCCCCAGCCTTTATCTACACCGGAAGGTCGGGCTCGCAGATCCTTAGCTTTGTACTACTATACAAATGGAAGACCTGCGAATGAATGTCTGAAAGGCGACTGTAGTGGTAGAGGGCATTCTACGTTGTTCCAAAGACCGGTTGGCTGCAAGATATGTGAGGAACAGACTTGCAAGGCGTACAGAGACAATGAAAAACTTCCGTACTGGGAAGATTCGGAGGCGAACACATGAGAGGTGCTAAATATAGACGTTTGTTATTGCTTGAGTCCATTGATGCTGGGAACGCGAAAATGCTATCTTATCAATAGAAAGTCCACTACAAAAACTTTAGTTGGTAGAACGCAATGGTTGATAGCacgtagtagtagtagtatcGTCTATGGTACTCCAGTTGCAATTTTTCAATACTACTTGGCTAACAGCGTGAGTCGGATAGGTTGCACTTCCAAACTTCGTCGCGTTTCGCTCATGTTATAGCGCTTCCGGTCGCTTCTTCTTGTGTCTCTTTTTCTCCACGTCAAGCTGGGACTGGGCTTCACAAACGTTCAGTTCCttcgg
This genomic interval carries:
- a CDS encoding predicted protein; the protein is MTATPTSQRKVVLPILPRYHGRSQTLECFEPMSSPSPDKRLRNIVDQVSELTLQSASASQTAEETTYKTPTPQEQRHWNSSSLASRLKAQSAPSSSETSLATPVSYKRQLFWTPTNGNLSLQRKRSCTNSFLLQNAPRLPTSPDFSARYDTPKLEDGVPMLPEIFFPSLAPATQIPELEQSRNNPHPPPMPLMSPLPISENCFCFQPLKMRRGETPFLSP
- a CDS encoding predicted protein, coding for MRLIGVLGGFFLATTLGVPHFLVNALLQVQLTRRIIKCTGRYVSNSPNHLNSHERQASKNDHPETSSDVTRLASTNISASEYGDIQRYKNRAALTEHALKSQRNDMIAIQGKLLILQDVVGKLKIKAETKSQEATHWKRQHLDGEMMHREAQSDMKRLTHEYQQGRRELEEQTKDYQRDLNAFKQAYDSERRRWQEEQMKHTESEKDLRLKIKALQQELFDMDASFELTQEQLLTKQQHLKREKTMTQQALHAEFLTSSSLRKDIAEARLERDEALIRTRNQTTMEESMEIAKASVTAAERRESDIRVECEMLQIYILKLGAEKEILNKRLEVAQKQRDKVDKELRNVKDLSTERDSLRAEVALLKKQVETAESQYADTGNKDEFQFEKEVDMMQDEYKNRERELELLLEERTSYRILRLWQRFRERFKRRGQKRNSKI
- a CDS encoding predicted protein → MGDKDEVPAGTSWRQTLLTSDEVYLYTVPTLKTSSGHRAEDWNLANPIQTCKLLVERRGDSLALEFRHDEKLFAQATIDLTIRKEVQIHKWLESTVDSSRYFVVKIQGSGGREALVGFGFRDRDVATDLRESLQHYENSIRRQRKAEDFTMSTTNSYSIPMLMEGEKIHFDGKSGKSTITRKVKDKGNSVPILVRKPPPAATGHNPPAPKERGTTKEE
- a CDS encoding predicted protein; the protein is MLPLQRKKVAMAFPKWPTVTLNLWTLLVSSSLLCFVVYQLAVQKFKVELYEMGRQQRIHELIQQSAPIDASVIEELYQAISSERLARIANKFKEVYSLNDPFPHITIDGIFPKRFLEEVLKENHESVGANGCLAGAGKCFQERVQKKKSAIEEDDLMGLHTKILFSAMKSSNFIHFLEMLTGIQDIIPDPHYRGSGIHLTATGGNLNVHADFNKYEAYQLDRRVNSFVFLNQDWPESYGGHLEFWTKDMGSCVQRILPVFGRFVVFSSTDFSYHGHPQPLSTPEGRARRSLALYYYTNGRPANECLKGDCSGRGHSTLFQRPVGCKICEEQTCKAYRDNEKLPYWEDSEANT